CGATGCAGCAGCGCCGCCGCCACCGACGAATCCACGCCGCCCGACAGCCCCAGGATCACGTGCTCCTTGCCGACCTGCTCGCGAATCTTCGCGACTGCTTCGTCGATGTAGTGGCCCATTTCCCAATCGGGTTGCGCGCCGCAGATCTTCAGCACGAAGCGTTCGAGCATTGCGCGGCCCTGCACCGTGTGCGTGACTTCCGGGTGCCATTGCAGACCGTAGAAATGGCGCTTCTCGTCGGCCATCGCCGCGATCGGGCACGATTCCGTCGATGCCATCAACGCGAAGCCCGGCGGCATTTCAAGCACCTTGTCGCCGTGGCTCATCCACACCTTCAGCATGCCGTGACCTTCCGGCGTGGTGAAGTCGCTGATGTCTTCGAGCAGGCTCGTGTGATTACGCGCACGCACTTCGGCGTAACCGAATTCGCGCAGATGGCCGTTGTCGACCTTGCCGCCCAGCTGCTCGGCCATGGCCTGCATGCCGTAGCAGATGCCGAGCACCGGCACGCCGAGTTCGAACACGGCCTGCGGCACGCGCGGCGTATCCGTTTCGGTGACCGAGCTCGGGCCGCCGGACAGGATCACGCCCTTCGGCGCGAAGTCGCGAATGAACGACGCGTCGACGTCGTACGGATGGATTTCCGAGTACACGTTGGCTTCGCGAACGCGACGTGCAATCAGTTGGGTGACTTGCGAACCGAAGTCGAGGATCAGGATCTTGTCGTGCATGGCAGCGGACGGAGTCAAAAGTAAGCGGATAAAAATCGCCGCGCTGGAAGCGCGGCGTTGGATTCAAAACGGTCTACGCGACGGGGCGCGTGCGGACCAAAGGCGATGAGCGCAATGAACGAGGTAGCGCGGCGCGGGTCAGCCATGAAACGGCGGCCGAGGATTGCCGGCCGCATCGGCTGCGGCATCGCGGGCTTCGTCGCGAGTTGTGGCGGCTGCGGCTTCTGCGCGCGCTGCCCTCTCTGCCCGTTCAGCAGGCGTGAGAGAGGCTTCGTCGACGGCCGGTTGCAACGGCCTCGTAGCCGGCGTCGCCGGCACGACAGGCGCCACCACCGGTTCCGCGTGGTACACCGGAAAGCCCGCCGTCACACGGCCCGGCTCGCGCCGGTCGATGGGGTCCTTCGCGGCATCCCTGGCGGCCTGCTTTTCAGCTTGCTTTTCAGCCTGCTTTTCAGCTTGCTTCCCGGCCTGTTTAGCCGCCTTGCGTTCGGCTTGCTGCGTACGCTCGGCCGCGGCAGCTTCGGCAAACCGCACCCGCTCGCGCCGCCGCACCGCGCCCGACAGACGCACGCCGCCCAAACCGATCACCAGCAGCACCACACCCGTCAGCACCGCGGCGATCTGACCGAAACCGGTCAGCGCCGGCGTATGCAAACCGAGCAGCCAGACCAGCATCAGCACGCCGGTCAGCCAGTTCACATGGCCGACCACCTTGGCGACCGTCGCGGTCAGCGCCCCGTCGATCGATGCGTGCAGCGCCAGCCACGCCAGCCCGATCAGCGCCACGCCAAACCCTTGCCCGACAAGAGCGGGCTGGGTTTGCACCAGAAGCAGCGCGTTGTACAACGAAGTCCAGGGCGTCAGCAGGAACAGCAGGCCGAACGCGAGTAGCAACAAGGCATCGAGGATCAGTACAGCGCGCAGCAATGGCTTCATTGGCGTTTAGTCCACGTGGTAGTTGGGCGCTTCCTTGGTGATTTGCACGTCATGCACGTGCGACTCGCGCAAGCCCGCGCCGGTGATCTGGACGAACTCGGCTTTCTCGTTCATTTCCTCGATCGTGCGGCAACCGCAGTAACCCATGCTGGCGCGCACGCCGCCGATCAACTGGAACAGGATCGCGTTGACCGAACCCTTGTACGCGACACGGCCTTCGATGCCTTCCGGCACCAGCTTGTCGATATTCGCCGAGTTGTCCTGGAAGTAGCGGTCCGCGGCGCCGTCCTTCATCGCGCCGACCGAGCCCATGCCACGGTACGACTTGTACTGGCGGCCTTGATACAGGAACACGTCGCCCGGCGCTTCTTCCGTGCCGGCGAACATGCTGCCCATCATCACCGCGTTCGCGCCGGCGGCCAGCGCCTTGCTGACGTCGCCCGAGAAACGCACGCCGCCGTCGGCGATCGCCGGTACGCCGGTACCTTTCAGCGCTTCGGAGACGTTCGAGATGGCCGTGACCTGCGGCACGCCGACACCGGCGACGATCCGCGTCGTGCAGATCGAACCCGGGCCGATGCCGACCTTCACGCCGTCCGCGCCGTATTCGACGAGCGCACGGGCCGCCGCGGCGGTGGCGATGTTGCCGCCGATCACCTCGACCTGCGGGAAGTTCTGCTTGACCCACTTGACGCGCTCCAGCACGCCCTTGCTATGACCGTGCGCGGTATCGACGACGATCACGTCGACGCCCGCCTGCACCAGCAGTTCGACGCGCTCTTCGTTGTCCGCGCCGACGCCGACCGCCGCGCCCGCGCGCAGCTTGCCGTGTTCGTCCTTGCACGCGTCCGGGTGTTCGGTCTGCTTGGTGATGTCCTTCACGGTCATCAGGCCGCGCAGTTCGAACGCGTCGTTGATGACCAGCACGCGTTCGAGGCGGTGGCTATGCATCAGCGCCTTGGCTTCCGCGAGCGGCGTGCCTTCCTTGACGGTGACGAGGCGCTCGCGCGGCGTCATGATGCTGCGCACCGGCTCGTCCAGACGTTCCTCGAAACGCAGA
The sequence above is a segment of the Paraburkholderia sp. D15 genome. Coding sequences within it:
- the guaB gene encoding IMP dehydrogenase, which gives rise to MRLIQTALTFDDVLLVPAFSDVLPRDTSLKTRLTRNISLNMPLVSAAMDTVTEARLAIAMAQMGGVGIIHKNLTPAEQAREVAKVKRFESGVVRDPITVPPQMKVRDVIALSRQHGISGFPVVEGAQLIGIVTNRDLRFEERLDEPVRSIMTPRERLVTVKEGTPLAEAKALMHSHRLERVLVINDAFELRGLMTVKDITKQTEHPDACKDEHGKLRAGAAVGVGADNEERVELLVQAGVDVIVVDTAHGHSKGVLERVKWVKQNFPQVEVIGGNIATAAAARALVEYGADGVKVGIGPGSICTTRIVAGVGVPQVTAISNVSEALKGTGVPAIADGGVRFSGDVSKALAAGANAVMMGSMFAGTEEAPGDVFLYQGRQYKSYRGMGSVGAMKDGAADRYFQDNSANIDKLVPEGIEGRVAYKGSVNAILFQLIGGVRASMGYCGCRTIEEMNEKAEFVQITGAGLRESHVHDVQITKEAPNYHVD